One Rosa chinensis cultivar Old Blush chromosome 5, RchiOBHm-V2, whole genome shotgun sequence genomic region harbors:
- the LOC112164426 gene encoding uncharacterized protein LOC112164426, protein MGSKSKRMKHLDYTSNHSVRSSISSPSSSDDSKCFSKTRHLHRPDDTSKRDKQRQREKAKKQRSKSEAKRMKSKDSDKKKQRAYEIDDDSGSSSGGDPQAVLRDLLKEFPNIGCDLKQLLQVIDGGKAVDINGLAQKPLIKPLRTLFLSLNLRTSSETSDQANQAVVKLNKAFKELQDPEKRRALDEKIELREMQERFIVELRAMREAAMWRKMQGISMEGDEELLAGDVSGVKAARKRDEKMTELPPERKHGMSTRQSTMFSRSAKQGRGDTSGWTDAPSERAWKAKMEYLQAYNEFASLASNEEERKRSLVAELMDNYKKDKRSKSLLQKHQEEIRAKRKYSKQQAEEEDWVGKHPWKPWDREKDLAGGRQRVKLDSKNMTRGLSSRFSGGSYQRNFL, encoded by the coding sequence ATGGGCAGTAAAAGTAAGAGGATGAAACATCTAGACTACACGAGTAACCATTCTGTCCGTTCATCAATATCCTCTCCTTCAAGCTCCGACGATTCTAAATGCTTTTCCAAGACGCGTCATCTCCACCGTCCTGATGACACTTCCAAAAGAGACAAACAGAGGCAAAGGGAGAAGGCCAAGAAACAGAGGAGCAAAAGTGAGGCAAAGAGAATGAAATCGAAAGACAGCGATAAGAAGAAGCAGAGAGCTTATGAGATTGATGATGATTCTGGGTCTTCGAGCGGTGGTGATCCGCAAGCGGTTCTGCGAGACTTGTTGAAGGAATTTCCTAATATTGGGTGCGATTTGAAGCAGCTTTTGCAAGTGATCGATGGGGGCAAAGCGGTTGACATAAATGGACTAGCTCAGAAACCTCTGATCAAGCCTCTCAGGACTCTGTTCCTTTCCTTGAATCTCAGGACTAGCTCAGAAACCTCTGATCAAGCCAACCAAGCAGTTGTGAAGCTGAACAAGGCCTTTAAAGAGCTACAGGATCCGGAGAAGCGGAGAGCGCTGGATGAGAAGATTGAGCTCAGGGAGATGCAGGAGAGATTCATTGTTGAGTTGAGGGCAATGCGGGAAGCAGCAATGTGGAGAAAGATGCAGGGGATTTCCATGGAGGGTGATGAGGAGCTACTGGCAGGTGATGTGAGTGGTGTTAAAGCGGCACGAAAAAGAGATGAGAAAATGACAGAGCTTCCTCCAGAGAGGAAACATGGTATGAGTACAAGGCAGTCGACAATGTTTAGCAGGAGTGCTAAACAAGGGCGAGGGGATACCAGTGGATGGACTGATGCTCCTTCTGAAAGAGCTTGGAAAGCTAAGATGGAGTACTTACAAGCCTATAATGAGTTTGCATCACTTGCTTCGAATgaggaggagaggaagaggAGTTTAGTGGCAGAGTTGATGGACAATTACAAGAAAGATAAACGATCGAAATCATTGCTGCAAAAGCACCAAGAGGAGATTAGAGCAAAGAGAAAATACTCCAAGCAACAGGCAGAGGAGGAAGACTGGGTGGGGAAACATCCGTGGAAGCCTTGGGACCGTGAGAAAGATTTGGCAGGTGGTAGACAACGTGTGAAATTGGATTCAAAAAACATGACTCGAGGTTTGTCATCTCGGTTTTCTGGAGGATCATACCAGAGGAACTTCCTTTAG